A window from Mycobacteriales bacterium encodes these proteins:
- a CDS encoding thioredoxin family protein, whose product MTGVWVLLATLAVAGVGGGIWRRRRGRMVTAADRAAVSAEEIGTRLGERATLLQFSSAFCAPCRATRQVLAEVAGMLDGVAHVEVDAESHLDLVRRLDIRSTPTTLVLDRAGLVRQRAAGQPRKADVIAALDTALT is encoded by the coding sequence GTGACCGGTGTCTGGGTGCTGCTCGCGACGCTCGCCGTGGCCGGCGTCGGCGGCGGGATCTGGCGGCGCCGGCGCGGCCGGATGGTCACCGCGGCCGACCGGGCGGCCGTCTCGGCTGAGGAGATCGGGACCCGGCTCGGCGAGCGGGCCACCCTGCTCCAGTTCTCCAGCGCCTTCTGCGCGCCGTGCCGGGCCACCCGGCAGGTCCTCGCCGAAGTCGCCGGGATGCTCGACGGCGTCGCCCACGTGGAGGTCGACGCGGAGTCGCACCTGGACCTGGTGCGCCGCCTGGACATCCGCTCGACGCCGACCACCCTCGTCCTCGATCGCGCCGGGCTGGTGCGGCAGCGGGCGGCGGGTCAGCCGCGTAAGGCGGACGTCATCGCCGCGCTGGACACCGCGCTGACCTGA
- a CDS encoding signal peptidase I: MHGSRSRRRGARRLAPRLAPRLARRLARATGGLLTAVLLVGLALTAVGHLVFHVGVSPVLTGSMVPTYRPGDAILTRLVPVSSLHPGEIAVFVPPGESAPFAHRLVTVTGDRNAPVVTTRGDANKAADPWHAKLLGPDVRVVVGVIPDLGRALVAVRTPRARALLLALLGLLITAIGTAALLRPSPAQRRAHALPT; this comes from the coding sequence GTGCACGGATCGCGAAGCCGTCGTCGGGGGGCCCGCCGGCTGGCCCCTCGGCTGGCCCCTCGGCTGGCCCGCCGGCTGGCCCGGGCGACCGGCGGCCTGCTCACCGCGGTGCTGCTCGTCGGGCTGGCGCTCACCGCGGTCGGGCACCTGGTGTTCCACGTCGGGGTCTCCCCGGTGCTGACCGGCAGCATGGTGCCGACCTACCGCCCGGGCGACGCGATCCTCACCCGGCTGGTCCCGGTCTCCTCCCTGCACCCCGGCGAGATCGCCGTGTTCGTCCCGCCGGGGGAGTCGGCGCCGTTCGCGCACCGGCTGGTCACGGTCACCGGGGACCGCAACGCCCCGGTGGTCACCACCCGCGGTGACGCGAACAAGGCCGCCGACCCCTGGCACGCGAAGCTGCTCGGCCCCGACGTGCGGGTCGTCGTCGGGGTGATCCCCGACCTCGGCCGGGCGCTGGTCGCGGTCCGGACCCCCCGGGCCCGCGCGCTGCTGCTCGCCCTGCTCGGCCTGCTGATCACCGCGATCGGCACCGCGGCGCTGCTCCGGCCGTCGCCGGCGCAGCGCCGAGCCCACGCGCTCCCCACCTGA
- a CDS encoding TasA family protein yields the protein MGAHRNPATGRSTRRTALALAFAVTGLAVTGTGVYAALNAQATAIQSIASGTLSLTMANNGAGFSTSISGLAPGDVVNRYVNLTNGGTLPALGLTLKAADSSASPLDNSFNTGTAGLEVTVTQCNGGVWSPTTGLCGGTTSVLLASTPMATVISTAQTLLGATTAVAVGAVTNIQVSVALAGTETTTNGTPPANTIQGDTANITWTFDEQQRAAATTNS from the coding sequence ATGGGCGCACATCGCAATCCCGCCACCGGTCGCTCGACCCGGCGCACCGCACTCGCCTTGGCGTTCGCGGTGACCGGGCTGGCCGTCACCGGCACCGGCGTCTACGCGGCACTGAACGCGCAGGCGACCGCCATCCAGTCGATCGCCAGCGGCACCCTGAGCCTGACGATGGCGAACAACGGCGCCGGTTTCAGCACGTCGATCTCCGGCCTGGCGCCGGGGGACGTGGTGAACCGTTACGTCAACCTCACCAACGGCGGGACGCTGCCGGCCCTCGGTCTCACCCTGAAGGCCGCGGACAGCTCGGCCAGCCCGCTGGACAACTCCTTCAATACCGGTACCGCCGGCCTGGAGGTTACCGTCACCCAGTGCAACGGCGGCGTCTGGTCGCCCACCACCGGCCTCTGCGGCGGTACCACGTCGGTGCTTCTCGCCAGCACCCCGATGGCGACCGTGATCTCCACGGCACAGACCCTGCTGGGCGCGACCACCGCGGTCGCGGTCGGGGCGGTCACCAACATCCAGGTCTCCGTGGCGCTGGCCGGAACCGAGACCACGACGAACGGCACGCCGCCGGCGAACACCATCCAGGGTGACACCGCGAACATCACCTGGACGTTCGACGAGCAGCAGCGGGCCGCGGCGACGACGAACAGCTAG